TGTTTGTGGTCCCCGCCGCCGAGGTCCCCGCGAAACTGGCCGAACTGCTGGCCGGCTCCGCCAAAATCGTGGTGCCGCACGGGCTGCCGCGGGAGTGGCTTTCCGGGCTGCCCGGGAAGGACGACGCCGGGTCCCCGGCCGTGGAGGTCGACTCGCCGGAGCGGCGCCTCACCGTGGCCGAGCTGGACGCGGTGGACGCCGTGGTGACCGGCGCGGCCGTGGCGGTGTCCGAGACGGGCACCATCATGCTGGACGGCAGCCCGTCGCAGGGCCGGCGCATCATCTCCCTGGTTCCGGACCGGCACATCTGCGTGCTGCGTGCGGACGACGTGGTGGAGGTGCTGCCGGAGGCGGTGGCCCGGCTGGACGCCACGGCGCCGCAGACCTGGATCAGCGGGCCCAGCGCCACCAGCGACATCGAGCTCGAACGCGTTGAAGGCGTGCATGGGCCCCGGACACTGGACGTCG
This genomic stretch from Arthrobacter dokdonellae harbors:
- a CDS encoding LutC/YkgG family protein, which codes for MSAREDILDRIKAALRDAPATPDIPRNYRLATDKTAGQRLEQLVDRLVDYKANVFVVPAAEVPAKLAELLAGSAKIVVPHGLPREWLSGLPGKDDAGSPAVEVDSPERRLTVAELDAVDAVVTGAAVAVSETGTIMLDGSPSQGRRIISLVPDRHICVLRADDVVEVLPEAVARLDATAPQTWISGPSATSDIELERVEGVHGPRTLDVVILT